The Odocoileus virginianus isolate 20LAN1187 ecotype Illinois chromosome 12, Ovbor_1.2, whole genome shotgun sequence genome has a segment encoding these proteins:
- the PRR14L gene encoding protein PRR14L isoform X3, with protein MQASEELLCMGLPEDGLRNKEENDVQITAETLLTSTEEVQVIKVHGTKADDNEGLENGRVSQGLSAGCRGPSETDKIMTSAEVSESSTLVSLEPLKIVDPGLTEATPKEKECEEIRTYPSWLSLLPGNSAISKADSREEELRKLNLVCEADDNHQQVPGHHSERHSSARDSPKATRKVVLTEPSEENSKVSHFTSGLSGPGSRTTSSEKCGLEGDGLPKGSAEKMHNSYLDGNGQSQNLFSREEHKQPLNPRSERELFLVNARQPGEDASRHCSGKKETTVFPKENAHDHYCPRGNPHIGCSSSFMPNSFTKAVEGVLEKNDLKITLDVHGSLANDEDHRGKFAEMSHPGTDSEGSHFPSSVQIEEPEQTTTLEPSVLTEKTHSRDCDSLVRTQRNLEGRPQLNEASPNGFLIEGKSLVSLTPEDQINSITEMSKLKKDITPLPPSLELDDRPESEIAVQNAQDHGPHLGKQSASWEVDKFAHDNKLVVNKTGSECVLNQVSLNSQTYTKLPTNKEMPVAASGGSRQSQRPPSEDDAGVAAGTHPVPVKIKTKDISPPSDGSHGASSNSSTLNSRLERETEAANSGAGSLHSGLLSNENEVAALPVEVSVRERQSVPSRDLSHCPCVRKNVPEESRCPAHAALEPSRTTLGIENCLLTKYEDTFQHIHRHPQGSDSSVESCSCRKNCASEESEPGEGDTEDSLPGGEARDETMAGTLNSEAPDQTTQPSKEGPEEKEQDTPKETVFCLRDVSDRVAQEFSQPTNIPSPEKLFGQCPPMFSGVKNVNQATETPKQEADDALSSQGDPGRPSERRGEGNPAEETLGRDQRESPTEPDREASHSLKALPVGSGSNSSTSGRGPTKGGCGRISDCEEPTDGTADMVSTGGSDEPSEGILEGRLSGALTGGARHARAMLPEASGSTVSQRGAPVAAFVGMIGQGSDFQHAASSASDSLNIKKSCEEKVCRPIEDCEMEVCPAPCVPDIGSIADHEPDVRVLGKINMSFNYVHHEEQVKEASLRETQGTIEGSRLEINLEQDKENTIGISSVELTSGHQGVDSVPSRSLKSIEIMPLHPLCQKKSETITNSEETDPPNLFKPIDSEMPGEDKNNTALPEMEGRAARSERDPSKEGSTALRAVSSPVTLDAETKVEGEDAAGQESEEMAIREGGLSDNPSQVSQTHLKAPRMRGDSEKRPSQKVLKEEEQVRQKEAHTVLEQCTASRTLSDEVQEGGDDEPTSETEVTSAKPATGASAVGPQKPTDLKEEGSCHPPGKDMESCTCPRPRTAPRRARDPCFAGCEAFHGAFGNTSHRKGALPLKKQPPRTCKKVSCQELVSVGRKMSRIARSAFLKSSSETIPTKAHRFLSSRATSVPARPEPETAPARSLVSHVPKPKAAPGLPSGGLNVRMPTKELALLSKLSILASRLAPAARTQKLRSRRCSSDLLPVAKSYKQLRYQRLLDGFSCSTTQLNPCLAAGDWDRRPNSKPLTLYSLETVKMSFIDLSDKMPSLLFGSETFPVSFHVKLGPECVAESPRTFPEHCAPARLALGEARWGRSPPPKWTFSFFLAHGCPGMATFREDPGLHDQAGAQPPVPLQDRRATALVQSRGGCSILGLHTLLALCSPGCYRIWTKKRSCASHTPAMQRLFITQLTQGLKGLRSPASIADKVFCSLPYSVGRVLSIWSQHGPSACPLEISTLPPCHSKRQSPLGAMSSHTVLPSMPLPGLEAAYSVGGSQMRLEPPFPALVPKSHLVTDSAVSKLLFSASEFPVPGFDELDGVTAACPRPQGSPPEQKEAEPEKRPKKVSQIRIRKTIPKPDPNLTPMGLPRPKRLKKKEFSLEEIYTNKNYKSPPANRCLETIFEEPKERNGTLISISQQKRKRVLEFQDFTVPRKRRARGKVKIAGSFTRAQKAALQSRELDALLIQKLMELETFFAKEEEEQEQPSCC; from the exons ATGCAGGCAAGCGAAGAACTTTTATGCATGGGCCTCCCTGAAGATGGTCTGAGGAACAAAG AAGAAAATGATGTACAAATCACAGCTGAAACTCTTCTGACATCTACTGAGGAAGTCCAGGTTATAAAGGTCCATGGAACTAAGGCGGACGATAATGAAGGACTCGAGAATGGCCGTGTGAGTCAGGGTCTCTCGGCTGGGTGCCGTGGACCCTCAGAGACAGACAAAATCATGACCAGTGCTGAGGTTTCAGAGTCCAGCACCTTAGTTTCCCTAGAGCCTTTAAAGATTGTGGACCCTGGACTAACAGAAGCAACTCCTAAAGAAAAGGAATGTGAAGAAATAAGAACTTATCCTTCTTGGTTGTCATTGTTACCAGGGAACAGTGCCATTTCCAAAGCGGACAGCAGGGAGGAAGAGTTACGTAAATTAAACCTTGTCTGTGAAGCCGACGACAATCACCAACAGGTCCCTGGCCACCATAGTGAGAGACACAGTTCTGCACGTGACAGTCCCAAAGCCACGAGAAAGGTGGTTCTAACAGAACCCTCAGAAGAAAATTCTAAAGTTTCCCATTTCACATCAGGTTTATCTGGTCCAGGATCCAGAACAACGTCCTCAGAAAAGTGTGGACTTGAAGGTGATGGCTTGCCAAAGGGATCCGCTGAAAAGATGCACAATTCCTATTTGGATGGGAATGGTCAAAGCCAGAACTTGTTTTCTAGAGAAGAACACAAACAGCCTTTGAACCCCAGGAGTGAAAGAGAACTCTTCCTTGTTAATGCCAGGCAACCAGGAGAGGATGCTAGTCGTCACTGTTCTGGAAAAAAAGAGACTACTGTCTTCCCCAAAGAAAATGCCCACGATCACTACTGCCCTCGAGGCAATCCCCATATAGGCTGCTCCAGTTCCTTCATGCCCAATTCTTTTACTAAAGCCGTGGAAGGAGTGcttgaaaaaaatgatttgaaaatcaCTTTAGACGTTCATGGTAGCTTGGCAAATGACGAGGACCACAGAGGTAAGTTTGCTGAAATGAGCCATCCAGGCACAGACTCTGAAGGGAGTCATTTTCCCTCCTCAGTGCAGATTGAAGAACCAGAACAGACAACCACTCTAGAGCCCAGTGTGCTGACTGAGAAGACTCACAGTAGAGACTGTGACTCCTTAGTCCGTACCCAGAGAAATCTAGAAGGCAGACCCCAGTTAAATGAAGCCTCGCCTAACggatttttaattgaagggaaATCCCTTGTGAGTTTAACGCCAGAGGACCAGATCAATTCTATAACTGAGATGTCTAAGCTCAAGAAAGACATTACTCCATTACCACCATCCCTAGAACTTGATGACAGGCCTGAATCAGAAATAGCCGTACAAAACGCCCAGGACCACGGTCCACATTTAGGAAAACAGAGCGCCTCCTGGGAGGTGGATAAATTTGCTCATGACAACAAACTGGTTGTAAACAAAACAGGAAGTGAATGTGTTTTAAATCAAGTGTCCCTTAATTCTCAAACCTACACAAAGTTGCCAACCAACAAAGAGATGCCTGTAGCAGCAAGCGGGGGTTCCCGACAGAGCCAGCGCCCTCCGTCAGAGGATGACGCAGGTGTCGCTGCCGGAACCCACCCCGTTCCCGTGAAAATAAAGACGAAAGACATCTCTCCACCAAGTGACGGATCCCATGGTGCCTCTTCAAACAGTTCCACCTTAAACAGCAGACTAGAAAGAGAGACCGAAGCAGCCAATTCGGGAGCAGGTAGTCTGCATTCTGGACTTCTCTCAAATGAGAACGAAGTGGCAGCCTTGCCTGTAGAGGTCTCTGTCCGGGAACGTCAGAGCGTTCCGTCTCGGGATCTCTCTCACTGCCCTTGTGTGAGGAAAAACGTTCCAGAGGAGAGCAGGTGTCCTGCCCATGCTGCCTTGGAGCCCAGCAGAACTACCCTGGGCATCGAGAACTGTCTGTTAACCAAGTATGAAGATACCTTTCAGCATATCCATCGCCACCCCCAAGGGAGCGACAGCTCTGTGGAAAGCTGCAGCTGTAGAAAGAATTGTGCATCGGAGGAAAGTGAGCCAGGTGAGGGAGACACTGAAGACAGCCTTCCCGGAGGTGAGGCCAGAGATGAAACGATGGCAGGCACGTTAAACAGTGAAGCTCCAGACCAAACCACCCAACCAAGCAAGGAAGggccagaagaaaaagaacaggacACACCCAAAGAGACTGTGTTCTGTCTACGTGACGTTTCTGATCGCGTCGCACAAGAATTCAGCCAACCCACAAACATTCCAAGTCCTGAAAAATTGTTTGGTCAGTGTCCTCCCATGTTCTCCGGTGTTAAGAATGTGAACCAAGCAACTGAAACTCCCAAGCAGGAGGCAGATGATGCCCTCAGCTCCCAGGGTGACCCAGGCAGGCCCAGTGAACGCAGAGGTGAAGGTAACCCAGCTGAGGAGACACTCGGCCGTGACCAGCGAGAGTCGCCCACAGAGCCTGACAGAGAGGCGAGCCACAGCCTGAAGGCTCTACCCGTTGGTTCAGGCAGTAACAGCTCAACATCTGGCAGGGGCCCCACAAAAGGGGGCTGTGGGAGGATTTCTGATTGTGAGGAGCCCACAGATGGGACAGCAGACATGGTCTCCACAGGCGGTAGTGATGAGCCCTCAGAAGGCATTCTGGAAGGAAGGCTTTCTGGTGCTCTCACTGGGGGTGCAAGGCACGCCAGGGCGATGTTGCCGGAAGCCTCAGGGAGTACGGTGTCCCAGAGGGGAGCGCCTGTCGCTGCTTTTGTAGGAATGATTGGCCAGGGTTCGGATTTCCAACATGCTGCTTCCTCTGCATCAGACtctctcaatattaaaaaatcatgtgAAGAGAAGGTATGCAGACCCATAGAAGACTGTGAAATGGAAGTGTGTCCAGCCCCTTGTGTGCCTGACATAGGGTCTATCGCAGATCATGAACCAGATGTAAGAGTATTGGGTAAAATAAATATGTCTTTCAATTATGTTCATCATGAAGAGCAAGTTAAAGAAGCATCTCTGAGAGAAACACAGGGAACAATTGAAGGATCAAGACTCGAAATAAACCTTgagcaagacaaagaaaataccaTTGGAATTTCTTCAGTAGAGTTAACATCTGGACACCAGGGTGTAGACTCTGTACCCTCAAGAAGCCTGAAATCCATAGAGATAATGCCTTTGCACCCATTGTgtcaaaaaaaatcagaaacaattaCTAATAGTGAAGAAACTGACCCCCCAAACCTTTTTAAGCCAATAGACAGTGAAATGCCTGGTGAGGATAAGAACAACACAGCCCTGCCTGAGATGGAGGGAAGAGCAGCACGGAGTGAGCGTGATCCTAGCAAAGAAGGCAGCACAGCCCTCAGGGCGGTAAGCTCGCCCGTGACGCTAGATGCGGAAACTAAAGTGGAAGGAGAAGACGCTGCAGGGCAGGAGTCGGAAGAGATGGCCATCAGGGAAGGTGGTCTCTCTGACAACCCAAGCCAGGTCTCTCAGACCCACCTTAAAGCTCCGAGGATGCGGGGTGACTCGGAGAAACGACCAAGCCAGAAGGTTCTGAAGGAAGAGGAGCAGGTACGTCAAAAAGAAGCACACACAGTACTGGAACAATGCACAGCATCTCGTACGTTGTCGGATGAGGTGCAGGAGGGTGGCGACGACGAGCCCACCTCAGAGACGGAAGTCACCTCAGCAAAGCCGGCCACGGGCGCCTCTGCCGTGGGGCCTCAGAAGCCCACAGACCTGAAGGAGGAAGGCTCATGTCACCCCCCGGGAAAGGACATGGAGTCATGCAcgtgcccccgcccccgcacTGCCCCTCGGAGGGCTCGAGACCCCTGCTTCGCCGGGTGTGAGGCCTTCCACGGTGCCTTTGGGAACACTTCTCACCGGAAGGGGGCGTTGCCCTTAAAGAAGCAGCCCCCTCGAACCTGCAAGAAAGTTTCCTGCCAGGAGCTGGTCTCTGTGGGAAGGAAAATGAGTAGAATCGCACGTTCTGCTTTCCTAAAGAGCTCCTCTGAGACCATCCCCACGAaagcacacagatttctcagttCCCGTGCCACGTCTGTACCTGCGCGCCCAGAGCCCGAAACAGCCCCTGCCAGAAGCCTTGTGAGCCATGTACCAAAGCCGAAGGCCGCCCCGGGCCTGCCCTCGGGGGGCCTGAATGTGCGGATGCCTACCAAAGAATTGGCCTTACTCAGCAAGTTATCCATCCTCGCCTCCAGACTGGCCCCCGCTGCCAGGACCCAGAAGCTGCGGTCTCGGCGGTGCTCCTCGGACCTTCTCCCCGTGGCTAAAAGCTACAAGCAGCTCCGataccagagactcctggacggCTTCTCCTGCAGCACAACGCAGCTGAACCCATGTCTGGCAGCTGGTGACTGGGACAGGAGGCCTAACAGTAAACCCTTGACGCTTTATTCGCTCGAAACTGTCAAGATGAGCTTCATAGATCTGAGCGACAAGATGCCATCGCTGCTGTTCGGTTCCGAAACCTTCCCGGTGTCCTTCCATGTGAAGCTGGGCCCTGAGTGCGTGGCTGAGTCCCCCAGGACTTTCCCCGAGCACTGTGCGCCCGCGAGACTCGCCTTAGGAGAGGCCCGCTGGGGCCGTTCTCCACCTCCCAAGTGgaccttctccttcttcctggcCCATGGCTGCCCTGGAATGGCCACGTTCAGGGAAGACCCCGGCCTCCACGACCAGGCAGGCGCCCAGCCTCCAGTTCCCCTCCAGGACCGCAGGGCCACCGCCCTAGTCCAGAGCAGAGGGGGCTGTTCTATCCTCGGCCTCCACACGCTCCTAGCGCTCTGCTCCCCGGGATGCTACCGGATCTGGACGAAGAAACGGAGCTGTGCCAGCCACACACCTGCCATGCAGAGGCTCTTCATAACCCAGTTAACACAGGGCCTCAAAGGGCTGCGGTCTCCTGCCTCCATAGCTGACAAGGTCTTCTGTTCTCTGCCCTACTCGGTGGGCCGGGTGCTGTCCATCTGGAGCCAGCATGGGCCTTCCGCCTGCCCCTTGGAGATCTCCACCCTTCCGCCCTGTCACAGCAAGCGGCAGTCACCTCTGGGCGCCATGAGCAG CCACACCGTGTTACCGTCCATGCCTCTTCCAGGCCTGGAAGCTGCTTACAGTGTTGGCGGCAGTCAAATGAG GCTAGAGCCTCCATTCCCTGCCTTGGTACCAAAGTCTCACCTGGTAACAGACTCAGCTGTCAGTAAGCTCCTGTTCTCAGCCTCCGAGTTCCCAGTTCCCGGGTTTGACGAGCTGGATGGTGTGACGGCCGCCTGCCCCCGACCACAGGGCAGCCCTCCAGAACAGAAAGAG gCTGAGCCGGAGAAGAGGCCGAAGAAAGTCTCACAGATTCGCATCCGGAAAACCATTCCTAAGCCAGACCCTAACCTCACACCCATGGGCCTTCCTCGACCCAAAAG